A genomic segment from Lignipirellula cremea encodes:
- a CDS encoding DUF6882 domain-containing protein, producing the protein MEPAPGVNEIADQAMHDLVGQLPDHCAWARISVEAAHQGRQVELSVRIESPTIAGKRLEPSPAMLDRVTRLYADCLDCDSPWLRFTALAQPETSGDWSVETQFEYAPAASLSYEPRVISRPPMSPPLAALFEQYAGDSFDKHLCLDATLGHDAEWEFDSSAGKLRLSDGRHFDVQPIGVFCNLRATWRWAWDMPGESLAADKLLRLGQEHDTPELQQPVLTLDHAEPDCLALVACGLLDADFWFECDGPQDSIFLVGNYATPLTREREPDRLAYVVLEVIENFACDHRAMLEHFARSAGYRLGGSGDPRRLEAFSPQGKRLLAAFDKAGQLREIVLDP; encoded by the coding sequence ATGGAACCGGCGCCAGGCGTGAATGAAATCGCGGACCAGGCCATGCACGACCTGGTCGGTCAGTTGCCTGATCATTGCGCCTGGGCGCGGATCTCGGTCGAGGCGGCCCATCAGGGCCGGCAGGTAGAGCTGTCGGTCCGGATCGAATCGCCAACGATTGCCGGCAAACGGCTGGAACCGTCACCGGCCATGCTGGACCGTGTGACACGCCTTTACGCCGATTGCCTGGATTGTGATTCGCCCTGGTTACGATTCACTGCTTTGGCGCAGCCGGAAACTTCAGGCGACTGGAGCGTGGAAACGCAGTTTGAGTATGCTCCCGCTGCGTCCCTTTCTTATGAGCCGCGCGTCATTTCGCGTCCGCCCATGTCGCCTCCTTTGGCGGCTTTGTTTGAGCAGTACGCGGGCGACAGTTTCGACAAGCACCTGTGTCTGGACGCCACGCTGGGCCACGATGCCGAATGGGAATTCGATTCGTCAGCGGGGAAGTTGCGCCTGAGCGACGGGCGCCATTTCGACGTGCAGCCGATTGGCGTTTTTTGTAACCTGCGGGCGACCTGGCGCTGGGCCTGGGACATGCCGGGCGAATCGCTGGCGGCCGACAAACTGCTTCGCCTAGGGCAGGAACACGACACGCCCGAACTGCAGCAGCCGGTGCTGACGCTGGACCATGCGGAGCCGGATTGTCTGGCGCTGGTGGCTTGCGGGCTGCTGGATGCGGATTTCTGGTTTGAGTGCGATGGCCCGCAGGATTCGATTTTTCTGGTGGGGAACTATGCGACGCCTTTGACGCGGGAACGAGAGCCGGACCGGCTGGCGTATGTGGTGCTGGAAGTGATCGAAAACTTTGCTTGCGATCATCGGGCTATGCTGGAGCACTTTGCCCGCTCGGCCGGATACCGACTGGGAGGATCGGGCGATCCGCGTCGGCTGGAGGCGTTTTCCCCGCAGGGGAAGCGATTGCTAGCGGCCTTTGACAAGGCGGGCCAGCTGCGAGAAATTGTGCTTGATCCCTAG
- the csrA gene encoding carbon storage regulator CsrA has translation MLVLSRKRDEKIVIGDGIVITIVEVRGDKVRLGIEAPSDVPVHRQEVYDAIRRQAELNTRED, from the coding sequence ATGTTGGTGCTTTCAAGGAAACGCGATGAGAAGATTGTGATTGGCGATGGAATCGTCATTACAATTGTAGAAGTTCGGGGCGACAAGGTCCGGCTGGGCATCGAAGCTCCCTCCGATGTGCCAGTCCATCGCCAGGAGGTGTACGACGCCATCCGGCGGCAAGCCGAATTGAACACTCGCGAAGATTAG
- a CDS encoding FHA domain-containing protein yields the protein MTDKISITHGELYSDQTERKLQQGSGGQLSQPYPTAPEQASRLPWTAVFYHSLVYMSLGGLLGGFSGWLLGEIVNTTTASQWRQFQPIAAELNLINERRDRGEITPAESFAMLAEIRVQHPQNVYLQIYDDRSLSARERERRMSSQRRDDQIRESVANLMWFLAIGMPIAFCLAVCEPLAAGNFSDGIRQGAVGLVVGLIGAAVVGLFIDRLYNFLQGPGTDPGMVRQMFARTVGWSMLGAFLAIGPGVAIRNGRRLLVGLLGGMVGGALGGYLFDPVATVTQTDILSRLVGVTGVGLFTGLGAGILENVARHGWLKVQVGLIAGKQFVLYHNPTIIGSSPQCEIYLFKDPAVFPRHAAIFTGAGGYDLKELDPAAVILVNGQPVRRVRLHSGDRVQIGGSIFEFQERNAS from the coding sequence ATGACTGACAAAATCTCTATCACCCACGGCGAGCTGTACAGCGATCAGACCGAGCGAAAACTGCAGCAGGGCTCCGGCGGGCAGCTGTCGCAGCCGTACCCCACCGCACCCGAACAGGCCAGTCGACTCCCCTGGACGGCCGTCTTTTATCATTCGCTGGTGTACATGTCGCTGGGCGGACTGCTGGGTGGGTTCAGCGGATGGCTGCTGGGCGAGATCGTCAACACTACGACCGCCAGCCAGTGGCGCCAGTTCCAGCCGATCGCCGCCGAATTGAACCTCATCAACGAACGCCGTGACCGGGGAGAAATCACCCCGGCGGAGTCGTTTGCCATGCTGGCTGAGATCCGCGTGCAGCATCCGCAGAATGTTTACCTGCAGATTTACGACGACCGCTCTCTGTCCGCCCGCGAAAGGGAACGCCGCATGTCGTCCCAGCGGCGGGACGACCAGATCCGCGAAAGCGTCGCCAACCTGATGTGGTTCCTGGCGATCGGCATGCCGATCGCCTTCTGCCTGGCCGTGTGCGAACCGCTGGCGGCGGGCAACTTTTCCGACGGCATTCGCCAGGGTGCGGTCGGGCTGGTCGTCGGCCTGATTGGCGCCGCCGTCGTCGGCCTGTTCATCGATCGCCTTTACAACTTCCTGCAGGGGCCGGGAACGGATCCGGGCATGGTGCGACAAATGTTCGCCCGGACTGTCGGCTGGTCGATGCTGGGTGCGTTCCTGGCGATCGGGCCCGGCGTGGCGATCCGCAACGGGCGCCGACTGCTGGTCGGATTGCTGGGCGGCATGGTCGGCGGGGCGCTGGGCGGCTACCTGTTCGATCCCGTAGCAACGGTCACCCAGACCGATATCCTCAGTCGCCTGGTCGGCGTGACGGGTGTCGGGCTGTTCACCGGGCTAGGCGCCGGCATCCTGGAGAACGTCGCCAGGCATGGCTGGCTGAAGGTCCAGGTCGGACTGATCGCCGGCAAGCAGTTTGTGCTCTACCATAACCCAACGATCATCGGCAGTTCGCCGCAGTGCGAAATCTACCTGTTCAAGGATCCGGCCGTGTTCCCGCGGCATGCGGCCATCTTTACGGGAGCGGGCGGATACGACCTGAAAGAACTCGACCCCGCGGCCGTGATTCTGGTCAACGGTCAGCCCGTGCGCCGCGTGCGACTGCACAGCGGCGACCGCGTTCAAATTGGCGGTTCGATTTTCGAGTTTCAGGAGAGAAACGCCTCCTGA
- a CDS encoding 3-keto-disaccharide hydrolase, with protein MRSFLFSLLLLTPTCLAAAEPAPQGDWIPLFNGKNLDGWEVKIRGHKPGDNFADTFRVKDGLLQVRYDGYDKFGERFGHIFYKDKLSNYRLRVEYRFVDEQVPGGPGWAFRNSGVMIHGETPEQMELDQSFPTSIEVQLLGGDGSKDRTNANLCTPGTNVVMNNKLFLPHCTSSHSKTYHGDQWVRVEIEVRGNKLVRHLIDGESVLEYTQPQLDERDAHARTLIVDGDKMLSGGTISLQSESHPIDFRKVELLKLDD; from the coding sequence ATGCGTTCTTTCCTGTTTTCCCTGCTGTTACTGACGCCCACTTGCCTGGCGGCCGCCGAGCCTGCGCCCCAGGGCGACTGGATCCCGTTGTTTAACGGGAAGAATCTGGATGGCTGGGAAGTGAAGATTCGCGGCCACAAGCCGGGCGACAATTTTGCCGATACGTTCCGCGTGAAGGACGGCCTGCTGCAGGTGCGCTACGACGGCTACGATAAGTTCGGCGAACGCTTCGGTCATATCTTCTACAAAGACAAACTGTCGAACTATCGCTTGCGGGTCGAGTACCGCTTTGTCGACGAGCAGGTTCCCGGCGGGCCGGGCTGGGCCTTTCGTAACTCGGGCGTCATGATCCACGGCGAAACGCCGGAGCAGATGGAGCTCGACCAGAGCTTTCCCACCTCGATCGAAGTGCAGTTGCTGGGCGGCGACGGCAGCAAGGACCGCACCAACGCCAACCTGTGCACGCCCGGCACCAACGTGGTGATGAACAACAAGCTGTTCTTGCCCCACTGCACCAGCAGCCATTCCAAAACCTACCATGGCGACCAGTGGGTCCGGGTCGAGATTGAAGTCCGCGGCAACAAACTGGTGCGTCACCTGATCGATGGCGAATCGGTGCTGGAGTACACGCAGCCTCAGCTGGACGAGCGCGATGCGCACGCCCGGACGCTGATCGTCGACGGCGACAAGATGCTGTCGGGCGGGACCATTTCCCTGCAGTCGGAAAGCCATCCGATCGACTTCCGCAAAGTCGAACTGCTGAAGCTGGACGACTGA
- a CDS encoding thermonuclease family protein produces the protein MTRFAWLPFSHRRRWRSFLFPAVLLVLVVIRVAMLLYSPRTGALHEGDVQVVRVIDGDTLLVRQYDQEFRLRLLGIDTPETVKPNHPVEPWGPEASQFTSQFVARHSSLRLQLDKRRRDRYGRWLGYLFADDELLNESLIRQGLARARTYAGDSPLMERRFRAAEQEARSAGRGIWSQPPGDSALPGTTDPVAPVPSPLQDVRGRLRFRPSPGKCDAAFSRRMVALPRPDQALAAGYSFVLSTEVSPSCRR, from the coding sequence TTGACCCGATTCGCCTGGCTGCCGTTTTCGCATCGCCGGCGGTGGCGCAGCTTTCTTTTTCCGGCTGTGCTGCTGGTGCTGGTTGTTATCCGCGTAGCGATGCTGCTTTATTCGCCGCGGACTGGGGCTCTTCATGAAGGCGACGTGCAAGTCGTCCGCGTGATCGATGGCGACACGCTGCTCGTGCGGCAGTACGACCAGGAATTCCGTCTGCGGTTGCTGGGCATTGATACGCCGGAGACGGTCAAGCCGAATCATCCGGTCGAGCCCTGGGGGCCTGAGGCTTCGCAGTTCACCTCCCAGTTTGTCGCGCGGCATTCGTCGTTGCGCCTGCAGTTGGATAAACGGCGCCGCGATCGTTATGGCCGCTGGCTGGGATACCTGTTTGCCGACGACGAACTGCTTAACGAAAGCCTGATCCGACAGGGGCTCGCGCGAGCACGCACTTACGCTGGCGATTCGCCGTTGATGGAGCGCCGCTTCCGCGCGGCCGAACAAGAAGCCCGTTCCGCCGGTCGCGGGATCTGGTCCCAGCCGCCGGGAGATTCCGCACTGCCCGGCACGACGGATCCCGTTGCGCCGGTTCCCTCGCCCCTGCAGGACGTGCGAGGCCGCTTGCGCTTTCGTCCTTCGCCTGGCAAGTGCGACGCAGCTTTTTCTCGTAGAATGGTCGCGCTGCCCCGCCCGGATCAGGCGTTGGCCGCTGGTTATTCGTTCGTCCTTTCAACCGAAGTCTCCCCGTCATGCCGCCGGTAG
- a CDS encoding GntR family transcriptional regulator, with the protein MNLSLILHGRDDNTRLSQSVYETLLEAILAGQLAPGDVISEVKLAQQLEVSRTPVHEAIRELAKDGLVVQHANRRPVISSFSREDVFDVFEMRILLESEAARKAAQKVDRPTLARLRTTAEELAADREAPNWLNRWADFDEDFHDAIAKASGSPRLLHDINRYRLLHRGFNKLRTSVEVLGQALQEHFDILDKLDQRDTAGAHAAMALHIKEWQAFFVQNFNGSC; encoded by the coding sequence ATGAATTTATCGCTCATCCTGCATGGTCGCGACGACAACACGCGACTCTCGCAATCCGTCTACGAAACCTTGCTCGAAGCGATCCTGGCGGGCCAGCTCGCGCCGGGCGATGTGATCAGCGAAGTCAAGCTGGCTCAGCAGTTAGAAGTCAGCCGCACTCCCGTTCACGAGGCGATCCGTGAACTGGCGAAAGACGGCCTGGTGGTGCAGCACGCCAACCGTCGCCCCGTGATCTCCAGCTTCTCGCGCGAAGATGTCTTCGACGTGTTTGAAATGCGCATCCTGCTGGAAAGCGAAGCCGCCCGCAAAGCGGCCCAGAAGGTCGACCGTCCCACGCTCGCCCGACTGCGGACCACGGCCGAAGAACTGGCGGCCGATCGTGAGGCGCCCAACTGGTTGAATCGCTGGGCCGATTTCGACGAAGACTTTCACGACGCCATCGCCAAAGCCAGCGGCAGCCCGCGTCTGCTGCACGATATCAATCGCTATCGCCTGCTGCATCGCGGCTTCAACAAGCTCCGCACCTCGGTGGAAGTGCTCGGCCAGGCGCTGCAGGAGCACTTCGACATTCTCGACAAGCTCGACCAGCGCGACACGGCCGGCGCCCATGCGGCGATGGCATTGCATATCAAAGAATGGCAAGCCTTCTTCGTGCAGAACTTTAACGGGTCTTGTTAA
- a CDS encoding cation transporter: protein MMTMKSMLSFALTAAMGLAFASFAQAETKVTVSNVHLCCGACVKAVDKAIQGVEGATAVAAQGTHSIAITAESDAAAQNAIDALADAGFHGETDSETIKYKDDTGAEAGLVKRLELTGVHNCCGSCNVAIKKAIGTVDGVEASTAKPKQTSFVVEGNFDGKKLVSALLDAGFHVKVKK from the coding sequence ATGATGACGATGAAATCGATGCTTTCGTTCGCGCTGACGGCTGCTATGGGTCTGGCGTTTGCCAGCTTCGCCCAGGCGGAAACCAAAGTCACGGTCAGTAACGTTCACCTGTGCTGCGGCGCCTGTGTAAAGGCCGTCGACAAAGCGATCCAGGGAGTCGAAGGCGCCACGGCCGTAGCGGCGCAGGGCACCCACTCGATTGCCATTACGGCTGAGAGCGACGCCGCGGCCCAGAACGCGATCGACGCCCTGGCCGACGCCGGTTTCCATGGCGAGACCGACAGCGAAACGATCAAATACAAAGACGACACCGGCGCCGAAGCCGGCCTGGTCAAGCGTCTGGAACTGACAGGCGTGCACAACTGTTGCGGTTCGTGCAATGTGGCAATCAAAAAGGCGATCGGCACGGTCGACGGCGTGGAAGCTTCGACCGCCAAACCGAAGCAGACCAGCTTTGTGGTCGAAGGCAACTTTGACGGCAAGAAGCTGGTCTCGGCCCTGCTCGACGCCGGCTTCCATGTCAAAGTGAAGAAGTAA